One Sphingomicrobium sp. XHP0239 DNA segment encodes these proteins:
- a CDS encoding MoaD/ThiS family protein: MDVLFFGRLSGLAAAGPSDAIDSDTFRARLAERHPELADHSVRMVVNKEMLSEPCTLEPGDEIAFLPPMSGG; this comes from the coding sequence ATGGACGTCCTCTTCTTCGGCCGGCTCTCGGGCCTTGCCGCCGCCGGCCCGAGCGATGCGATCGACAGCGACACGTTCCGGGCCCGGCTGGCCGAACGGCATCCCGAACTTGCCGATCATTCGGTCCGCATGGTCGTGAACAAGGAAATGCTGTCCGAACCCTGCACCCTCGAGCCCGGCGACGAGATCGCCTTCCTTCCTCCGATGAGCGGCGGATGA
- the moaC gene encoding cyclic pyranopterin monophosphate synthase MoaC: MADRLSHLSPDGRAAMVDVADKPETRREATASAVVRMLPETFEKVREGQSKKGDLFRTAELAGIMGAKRTADLVPLCHPLPLSSVEVRVRPDPHDLCLRVEATARTVGRTGVEMEAMTAASVAALTLYDMIKAVDRSAQVDALRLEAKSGGKSGEWKR, from the coding sequence ATGGCCGATCGCCTCTCCCATCTTTCGCCCGATGGTCGCGCGGCAATGGTCGACGTCGCCGACAAGCCCGAAACGCGTCGTGAGGCGACCGCCAGCGCCGTAGTGCGGATGCTTCCCGAGACGTTCGAGAAGGTGCGCGAGGGACAATCGAAGAAGGGCGATCTTTTCCGCACCGCCGAACTGGCCGGGATCATGGGGGCAAAGCGAACCGCCGATCTCGTTCCGTTATGCCACCCCCTCCCGCTGTCGAGCGTCGAGGTGAGGGTGCGACCCGATCCCCACGACCTTTGCCTGCGGGTCGAGGCGACCGCGCGCACGGTCGGGCGAACGGGGGTGGAGATGGAAGCGATGACCGCGGCCAGCGTCGCCGCCCTGACGCTCTACGACATGATCAAGGCGGTCGATCGCTCGGCGCAGGTCGACGCGCTCCGGCTCGAGGCGAAGAGCGGCGGAAAATCGGGCGAATGGAAACGCTGA
- a CDS encoding molybdopterin molybdotransferase MoeA codes for METLIPYEEALARWLDALAPLAAETVSLAQAGGRVLATDLVASHDQPPEPRSIMDGIAVAGGEPSPGTQFALVGSSYAGAPYDRPLGAGEAVRIATGAVVPDGAERVLPQEWLDFRDDVVAIERCETAAPFIRPAATDFAHGETLLTAGTRLHPAALALVAAANAGSVAVHRRPRIGVATSGDELIEPGSPMERGRTIDSGSTLVSGLASDAGASVARLANLPDTHQAVREALERVRPDLDILVVIGGASVGDRDHLRPVVRELGGTMLFERIAMRPGKPTWAARLPDGLLLLGLPGNPGSAFVAALLFLLPAIRMMSGEGCDASSDRPARFVGDDPIRNGPREAFLPAVAAIAGEGLAVHPAGPPDSGLQRALACANCLLRLPPDTIVEQGGSCSIILFGSTDRL; via the coding sequence ATGGAAACGCTGATACCCTACGAAGAGGCGCTGGCCCGGTGGCTCGATGCGCTCGCGCCGCTCGCTGCGGAAACCGTTTCGCTGGCGCAGGCTGGCGGGCGGGTTCTGGCGACCGATCTGGTCGCGTCGCACGATCAGCCCCCCGAACCGCGGTCGATCATGGACGGGATTGCGGTCGCTGGCGGCGAGCCGTCACCGGGGACGCAGTTCGCCTTGGTCGGCAGCTCCTATGCCGGCGCCCCGTACGACCGTCCCCTGGGCGCGGGAGAGGCGGTCCGCATCGCGACCGGAGCAGTGGTTCCCGATGGAGCGGAACGGGTTCTGCCCCAGGAATGGCTCGATTTTCGAGACGATGTCGTCGCGATCGAACGATGCGAAACGGCGGCACCGTTCATCCGCCCCGCCGCAACCGATTTCGCCCATGGAGAGACGTTGCTGACCGCGGGAACGAGGCTCCACCCTGCCGCTCTGGCGCTGGTCGCAGCGGCCAATGCGGGCAGTGTCGCCGTTCATCGTCGGCCGCGTATCGGCGTGGCGACATCGGGCGACGAGCTGATCGAGCCGGGCAGTCCGATGGAACGGGGCCGTACGATCGACAGCGGATCGACCCTCGTCTCCGGGCTGGCGAGCGATGCGGGGGCATCCGTGGCTCGATTGGCGAACCTGCCCGACACGCACCAGGCGGTTCGCGAGGCGCTGGAGCGGGTCCGCCCCGATCTCGACATCCTCGTGGTGATCGGCGGCGCGTCAGTCGGTGATCGCGATCATCTGCGCCCGGTCGTCCGCGAACTGGGCGGAACGATGCTGTTCGAACGCATTGCCATGCGGCCGGGAAAGCCAACGTGGGCCGCGCGATTGCCCGATGGTCTCCTCCTGCTTGGTCTACCGGGCAATCCGGGCTCTGCTTTCGTCGCTGCTCTGCTGTTCCTGCTTCCCGCGATCCGCATGATGAGCGGAGAAGGTTGCGACGCGTCCTCCGATCGTCCCGCGCGCTTCGTCGGCGACGATCCGATCCGCAACGGTCCGCGGGAAGCCTTTTTGCCTGCAGTCGCCGCGATTGCGGGGGAAGGCCTCGCCGTCCATCCCGCCGGTCCGCCCGATAGCGGTCTTCAACGCGCGCTGGCCTGCGCCAACTGCCTGTTGCGCTTGCCGCCCGATACGATTGTGGAGCAGGGCGGCTCTTGTTCGATTATCCTCTTCGGATCGACCGATCGGTTGTGA
- the moaB gene encoding molybdenum cofactor biosynthesis protein B has product MSDLTPVRIAILTISDTRDEASDTSGAFLARAVEEAGHRLVEKRIVSDDIQSIRDTVGEWVESGEVDAVISTGGTGLTGRDVTPEALRPMFDKEIDGFASVWHAVSFESIGLSTLQSRACAGIVGSTYVFCLPGSGGAVRDGWTKVLAPQLDSRTRPCNFVEILPRLSER; this is encoded by the coding sequence ATGAGCGACCTCACCCCCGTTCGGATCGCGATCCTGACGATCAGCGACACGCGCGACGAGGCGAGCGACACGTCGGGCGCCTTTCTTGCCCGTGCGGTGGAGGAGGCCGGACATCGCCTGGTGGAAAAGCGGATCGTTTCCGACGACATCCAGTCCATTCGCGACACGGTGGGCGAATGGGTCGAGTCGGGAGAAGTCGATGCCGTCATCTCCACGGGCGGGACCGGTCTGACCGGACGCGACGTGACGCCCGAAGCCTTGCGCCCGATGTTCGACAAGGAAATCGACGGCTTCGCCTCCGTCTGGCATGCGGTCAGCTTCGAGAGCATCGGTTTGTCGACGCTTCAGTCGCGGGCCTGCGCGGGGATCGTGGGGTCGACCTACGTCTTTTGCTTGCCGGGATCGGGCGGAGCGGTGCGCGATGGCTGGACCAAGGTGCTGGCGCCGCAACTCGACAGTCGCACGCGACCCTGCAATTTCGTCGAAATCCTCCCGCGTCTTTCCGAACGATAG